The Alnus glutinosa chromosome 8, dhAlnGlut1.1, whole genome shotgun sequence DNA segment AAACTGTATTAGCAGTTGCATCCACGAAGAACATATGATTCAGCAGAAATGAACCTTTGCTTGATTTTCCATTTAATAATGATACATTTTAAAGTGCAAAGCTTTCCAGAAGTGAATATTCAAATATGCAAATCTCGCTTAAGCAACATAAATCCACAAACAAGTCGAGAAGTTAGCAATATTGCAACCAGAGGCCATACATCTTACCAGCTCAGGTACATATTCCATTCCTCCTTTCACCTTCAGACTCATGATCTTGAACTTAATCTTGCTCTTCTGGTCCAATTGTTTTTCGTTGTTCTCAGTATGCTCCACAAACTTGAAAACTGTCCATTCAGATTCAGAAGAGAGGAAGTCAGAAAGATAATAAATTGGCAAGTTCAAGACATAGATAAAAACTAAACCCCACTTTCCCCTCCCAATACAAAAGTGAAATCCCAACATCCTAAGCACAATAGAGTAGTACCAGTTGCAATAATACTTTCTCCAGGAGCAAGGATACCGCCAGGAGGACGCATATAACAGCTCTTTGGTGCTGTAGTTTGAAACTAAAGCAGGGCAAACAAACACATTAGGTGGATCTCTGAAATGCAGAATCGTTCGGCATTTAAAGTagataaaaatcaaataatacaAACCATCACCAACCAATGAAGTGAATCGTGAAACAACGTCAAAAGAGacaagaacagagaagaaaccAAATACCTTAAAAGCTACATGAGACCTGCTAGTGTTCTTCAACCTGATCGCGCTCTTAACCTGTTTACCCGGCTCATCTTCACAATgcacaaaacacacacacatatatataaggCAATGAGAATGAAGCTAATAGAAAGCACTTATCGTCTTTTCTTATTACTTTTAGCCTTACCCTGTAATTTTCTAGTTAAGCtaaaaaaattgtcttaaaTTTTCTCTGTGACTAAACAGTGGTCCGGATTACGGCGACCAAATATATGAAAAACAATACTCTAATCCGCAATCTATAAATTTCGCGAATCACGCAACACCAACTTCTTGGGATTGACCAAAAAGGTCAAACTCAAGAGCTTGAAGAAACGGCGACATACTTGGGAAGTAGAGGTTGTTGGCAGGGTCGAGCCTGAGCCTACGCCGAGGCGGCAGCAGCGATCGCGCCACGGACGACACCGTTTTGGAGGACGGCCTCGAATTGGGGCCCTCCATGTGTCGGTTGCTCTGGCTCCCGAGGTTACTATGAGTGAGGTTCTGCGTGGACGACGTGGACGACGACGTATTCCCCGATTGCCAAAACGTGCAGAGCCGGAAGAGTTTCATGTCGGAGTGTGATTTGTGGTGGTGGTCCGCTACGGCCATGGTCTCGCCGCAACCTAGCACGTGGCAAGCTGCTATTGGTGGAGGTTGGTTTTACAGCACGAAAAAATagattctctcaatttttccTCCCTGAGTAAGCTTTTCGCCGATCGTGGACTCGAAGTTAAAGACGGAAATGGAGAAGTGGCAGAGTTAAGCTTAAGCACAAAGAAGCCGGACTTTGGGGGTGGATTCTACTGGAATTGACTCTTGTTTGACGTCCGTGCGCTTGCCTTCCTGTCTGATCGGGGTATCATTTAACATGCCGCGGTTCCAGATTGTGCTTTGGGACTTGGAAGTCATTAAGTTAGTTATTAAGGTCGAATAATTGATATATGTGCATTCATCGAGCCGCACATGCGCGGAGGCTGCATGAAACACGATGCGGTAAAGTTACGGACTCTCGTATAGGCGCGTCTAGACAACATCCAGCCAGTGTGCCCGACGTCAATGGAATTTAAGCTGCACCGAGATATCACGCGCTATTCTCGGAGCGTGAAAGACATCGTTACGGCAATCATGCTAATTTATTGAGGAGTAGATGGATTGGGTTGAAGATGGAACGGCATTCTTTCTTCCTTCATCCGAAGGGCAGGGGTTTTAATGATGTTTTTGCAGATTAGGTGCGGTGTGCTGTACGACATTTACAGTGGTCGGTCAGGTTTGTTGGTATGGTTTGGTTGGGAAGGTGGGAATTAATTAGGTGAATCAATGACATTCCCTGTAATCAGTGGATTTGAAACGAATCGGGGCCCGAATGGggttaaaaaaagaattttttttttttaaaaaaaaaacaacgtgGCAGGGCAAAATTAGGTTGAGAAGTCAAACTTGCAATGTACTTTGAGAAACTTGGCACAAAAAAGGTTGCTTTGAAAAATGGAAGGTGATAAGCAATGAAAGCGACATTAATGGTGTCTGGAATAGACCATTAATCCAGCTTTATATATGTCATCTATTAGGATCGTTTTCAATTGGGTATGAATACGTGGCAGTTTCTAGTCCAATAGAAGGCATGACATTGTTAAACTATTATACTTTAGTCTTTACCCAAAAAGGATTAATTACATTTCGGGAGTTTCCTTATAACGTGGTGGCACATAAATTGAACTTTGCTGTGAGTGTAGACGTGCATGCCACCATTCCAATTGACACAAATTCCATACCCAAACTATGTAACtcatagattttctttttctttttcttttgggttaaatacattacTCATACTTGATTTTTCAacctttttaaattttgtaccTGAGTTCTCATTTGTTTTATAGGTAGTACATGAGTTTAGGAGTAAAAACTACTTTAgtacttttattacattttctGTTCAAATTGAGCCACTCTCTTGGCTAAAATAGTGGTGGCTAGCCACCCCATGGTGgcccccctcttctttttcttttttcttttttatttttttatatagtgtcacgtgtcaGGCCATTAATATTTGAACGAAAAATGTAATAGAAGTACCAAAGTCATTTTTACCTCTAAACTCATatcacctatgaaacaaatgaaaaaccggatactaaatttaaaaaatatgaaaactcaAGTATCAATAAGGCAttaaacctttttctttttttcaataatgAGGATAAATTTTGTAGGCAAGGATGGTATTAGGAGGTTAGGTTAGctaggggtggttcggtcactcCAAAAGTCTAATTAGAGATGGTCGAACCGACCCCACTGGAACACCCTAATCTGTTAGGTGGGGTTCCGTTTGGACGAGGTAGTTGCAGATTGTATCGTTCGGTATATCCATCCAGACAAGCTATGTCATAAAGAATTAGTATGTCTTGTTCGCAAATTACGTCCAAACAACTAAACAAGATGTTAGTAGAAGAATGAAAATGAAGTTTAAATGGAACAATAGGGTTTGAAGGGTATTTTAAAGAgttaaagaaaagtaaaaagccTGATGAATAGATTTAATATTAATGCTGAGAGTATGGAGTCAAATGAATCATTTTTGGAATATAAGGCCAAGTTGTAAGTATAAATCTATTGACGTtgcactattttacaaaagcatgtAATAGATGATTTCATTGAGCTCCTAATATTTACATGAGCATGATTATAgttcaaatatttttcaatgcGTACATTTTCAGGAAAAATGACTCATGAAAAGTTGAGGTTTAAAAGGAAAGCAAATTTTGCAAAAAGTGTAATGTTATGACAATGCATGTGAAATGTTCTGTTAAAATAATGCATGTGAAAGCCCAAAGGTTTAAGAGGATTATACGCCTAATACCTCGAAGTTATGAATAAGGAAATAAAGTTGCCTAATAACTCAGTAATTAAGTAGGGTTATGCACTTAATACATTGAAGCTATAAGGGGAATAAGATAGTAGTAACCGGTCAGTTAATTGGGAATGCACTCAACAAACTCCAGAGGTCAAGTGGGGGAGCATGGATACGCCTatcaataagaaaagaaaagtacgAGAATGTGAGAGGATTAAAACATGTGAATGATAATGCATGAACATATTAATATTATGTAAAGTATGAGATATGTTAtgctttaattgttgttttCATTATCATGTTATGAaatgtttttattgttctatATTGTGGGATGCGGGGGAAAATAAgagaacttatatatatatgtacaaacTTCTCGATGCAAATGGATATTTTAAACATTTGATGGCAAccttaatttgttttgaaaattatgtGAAGTATCAGCTATTATAAACACTAGAATTAGAGGTATTTTCAAAAGGAGAACTCACTTTACAAATTGTCGGTTTACTTAAATTTGCTGAGCCGTAGACATGACTTTTTGAGAAGGCTTGACTTATGATAAGTAATTAGTTTATAGTGTTTTGTTGTGCCATCTTTCGGCAACAATTTTAGATATGCATATAAAGTTTGTAATAACAATGTTAATGTTTATATAGGTGAAGTTTATTTAGAAGCCCTCGTATATTTATTGGGATGAGTTTGTGGcgtcaaaagaataaaaagaaaaacatcttGGTGGGTTGTCGatgttttctctttgttttcacACGAACATCCAACGTGGCAAAACCCTCCAAAACTAGGCATCAAAAAATTTGTGTGGAAGAGAAACAAATgatgagtgagagagagagagagagagagagagagagagagagagagagagagaggacatgGGATCATTTAACAACTAGGGAAGAATAATGGaagtccaaaaaaaaagggaatagaatcctcttcatttcaaattattatccaattttttgttaggatttaaagaATGTGCATTTGATAGTATACATGGCGTTAATGTTggcacatttttaaaaaaattaagggaaaattacattttacccCTTGAAGGATATACATATGTGCATTTTTGGCATCCAATGTTAAAAAATCAACGATAGAGCCCCCTCCCCCCACAATATATCTCACATTAACAAAAAATATCATCCGTCCATGTTGTCCGTCACTTTGAATGGAAATCAAGTCACGTGCACGACATATGACCTTTTTTTACCAAAACTTTCGAAAATGCCCACAGGGTGTAAagtgtaaaagaaaataagaattattttattttattttttaaaaaaaaaacaaaaaacaaaaaaaaaacaaaaagcttaaatgcaaaatttaaaatttaaaatttaaaaaactagaaataattgaaacttttttaaattttttcttttttttaaaaaaagaaggatgGTCGGTGCCACCCCTTTgggcaaaatgggggtggctgaaaccacccccaaggaccaaaccctaaaccttgTGGGGGTGGTTCAAGGGCCATGGGGGCGGTCAAACCACTCCCAGACCGGCCATGGGAGTGGCTCAAGCGacccctcttttttcttttttctttttttcaaatgttttttttttctttttgtaaatttttttttattttttagtttttaattaggCAAGGGACAAGTGTCGATTTTTATGGACAGTGACGTgaacttccgtcaatttttgaaTAGAAGTATCATATTTGTCTTTAATTATAAACGAGATACCATATATAATACGAAATGAAGCATATGgtgcaaaaaataaagtatttaaaaCACATGGGGtcaaagtatttaaccctattttttttttatttaaggtttttttttttttttaaaaaaaaaagtatattctTTTGCTATGACACTTTACCTTTTGAGGgcattttcaaaagtaaaagaGAGTCATGTGCCATGCATACAACCTGATTTCCGTCCAAGTGACGGACAATATGGAGGTATGGTATTTTTTACCAACATGAGATAGATTGGGGGGGTTTAATGTCAATTTTTGAACATTGAATATCAAAACGCAAACGGGTAGATACTTCATGgggtaaaatataattttctcaaaatttaaatgatatgaaACCATATACACAGTTTGATGCActaatttaaaattgtaattgtgaaataaatactatctattttttctttaaaaaaaaaaattgtaacacTTATGCGGTAGTTTTTTAAGATAACAGATTTAATtatactttctctttttttaaaaaaaaacttgaaattaaatctaaatcattgaaaaaattataatataagtgctgcagcttatttttggcttttccttttttttttttttttttaagcttttagtACCTAAACTTAATCCTTTTTGGTGTAGCTATCAGCTAGCTATAGGTTTTTAGGTCATTAGGCATATGTTGAAAGTTAGAGAAcaccggaaaaaaaaaaaaagataaagggaTTAGGATCTTTCCTACAATTTCAAGGAAATTCTAGATTTCAAAATTACATGAATTTTGGCCGTTCCTTATATCGAGCGGTTTGAAAAAATCTCTCTCCCAAAATagtttttcttcacttttgaagagagattttttttaaaaaaataaataaaataaaacattttcgCTTGAAgcttttttataatataaagtgtaagaacttattaaaaatatacttaattctCATTAGTAAcgtattatatttttaacaagtagcatttttcaaattgtttgaTGCAAAAAATGGCCCGAGTTTGTAGGcaatattccttaaaaaaaaaaaaagggtgagaaAATGTTAACCAACAAAGCTGACCACTACAGTACTTTTCTCAAATCATATTTCCAtgcatatttttcaaatcattttTGTTGTCAGACAGCAAACAGAAAGTTGTGTTCATTTCACATTGTAATAAACTTTAATTATCGGTATAAAAATAAGATATGAAACGTTTACattctatataatttttgtataattttaacaatttttttttaaaaaaattaactcttAAATATGTATAACacacatgtaaaaaaataaattcaataatcaatttgaaaaaaaaaaaattattagagttacaaaaattataaacatatcatatcttatATAAAAGTGGCACCATCAACCACTGCAGGATCTATGAATCTATGCTTGTAACTGCCCTCAAAATGGGACGGAACTAGAATTTTCAATGATAATGAatgaacaaattaatttttagttggaattaagtttaatttttaaacctaaatgtatatatctttaattttttccgTTCCAGAAGTAGATAAGCAAATGGGCTACCAGCCTACCATCGCCTTATGCTTGTGAGTCTATGACAGCTCTCTATAGAGTATATCTGTAAGTTGTCCATTCCATAAACAAGGACATgggggaaaataaaataataaaaataaaaataaataaataaaacgggTGCAAAAATAGGTCAatataattacacattaaacgTAAACCTTGAATGACACTCACAAAGGTTAATAGGTCTATTTTTCTAGGCACAACGTTTATAGGTCTAGCAAAGTAGTATTGCTAATTAATTGCTGCGGCGCCGGCAAACATATCTGAACTTCTTTTCCACAACTCTCCATATATAATATTTCCcagaacaataataattaaataactaactgGGTCCCCAGTAAATCAAGTGAAAGAGGTTCTCAGCCTTCTCTTTCCTCCTCCTCCGCCTCTTCTCATCAGAGTTCATCCTCTGTTCCTGGCCCTGACTCACGCTCCCACCCATGCCGCGCCACACATGATTGTTTCCCTTATCGTTTACAGATTCTGCCACAGCATTTCTCTTCTGCTGCATGCTCTTCAATGCCATCTCCAACTTGCACGCCCTCTTATTACCACTCATCTTCTCTGTCTgactgtctctgtctctgtctctgtctctgtttcTGGTAcgtttttgaaaatttacagAGCGGTAGAGAAGGAAATAAATTTGTCAGTCAGCAAATGTTGTGTAGCTAGCTGAGTAAAGATTGACAGGTTAGTCCATGATTATATATACTGGGGAAGCAATAAAGTGGGCAAGAAAAAATGAATCTTTTGGAGGTTTACGGGGTGAACTGGTTTTGTGAGAAACCGGGTTTGAGTAGCTCCCAGATTTGTGGCACTGGTTTTCCAAATTCCAGGGGtgctttgctttgctttgcttAATTggtttctttaattaatttaagcACGTGGGAAAGAGGCCGTTGATTTGGTAACAGTCACTTTAAGCTAAAGAACACGGTTATTGACTTTTGTGTCAAAGTTGGTCTtcaattaaaggaaaaaaaaataacacagaCAGGCCACTTAGTTTTGTTGTCTGTGGGAAATATCACACATGTCCTCAAAGTTTTTGTGTAATACCAAGATTTAAGGAGATTTTTAGGGGTATTGGTTAAGTCGGTAACAATAGGAGTACTTTCTAATCGAAAAAGTTGattaaattgattaattaaCTCACTTTATACCGATAAGAATAAATTTTGATTACTTCGATTAAGTCAATTAGTTGTAAGCTTTTTATATTGGgccaaacttatttttatagGTAAAAATTAGTTGTTTTaaggccaatttttttttttaaaaaaaaacaaatatttattgtacatatTTTTGGACTAAACGGGTTATGACAATTTGGTTTGGTTTGATTAAccgacaaaataaaaattttactgTCTATTAGACCGAACTGAtgttgaaacaattttttttaactactGACCGCTGAAAGTCAATAGCCGTGAAACAAATATTCTACCCACCCTTAAAGGTTTTTCAacatgaataatgattcaatgccacctaaatatacaacttttcaccaccttgcctatgtggcaaggtggtcccccactactttttgaatttttttattttttaaaaataaattaaggtgagggaccaccttgccacatagacaaggtggtgaaaatttgtatatttaaatggtagtgaatcattactctttcaaCATAGATCATTAAGTACTCACGTTTGGAACCTCAAGAGAGATATGTATGCTCCCACCCTTCTAAGATTAGCAgtcaataatattatgtttGCAGGGAAGGtgtcatttttctaaaaagGGAAATTGTTCAAAAGTATCTGAATTTTACTTTTGTGACAAATAAGAGTTCAAGTTTctaattttgttgaatttttgcCTTTGTGACAAACTGACAGTCTGAGACAGGTAAGTCATTCCCTTAAAAGAACAAGTCATTTTCTTTCGCATATGTGATATGCGAGCAGTAtgaattaaaaactttttttttatttttttatttttataattgaatgggaaaaatgttaaaaaaaattgtagaggaTGGTCAAGCCATTcctagtatattttttttttttttgaattttttatcttataaataatatttttgtcattttaaattATAGAATGGAAACATTGCAACTCCAATGATAAATTGGATGgacattacaaaaattaaaacattagaGGGGACGTTATAAAAAGAATGATAGTTAGAGGAGATACATGTAGTCCCCCGCCCCCcgccctcccaaaaaaaaaaattaacattctcttatttatttatttttgaataaacaTTGTACTGATTTCATTCATAATTCGGAAAACAACAAGAGCATAAAGTCCTTAAAGAATCAGAGTACATAACTATGATATTACAATCTCTCTAATACTCTTCGGGTAGCAATCAAGCCAAACTCAATCTATAGCCATATGGATCCTCGTTTTTGCAAGCAAATGCGCCGCAGAGTACGGTCCCCTTAGCGTATGACAAATctttaaagttcaaaaaaatCGGAGAATTGAACTTTGTGAATATCAGCTACAGTGTGTCAATACTTGCACCAATTTAAACACGGTTTGTTGATAGTATATATTAACCACTTTGAAGGAATCTCCTTTTAAGATAATACTGTCTGGCCCTCTGGTTTTACAAAATTCAATTGCATTCAAAGCCACCATGCATTCCCAAAATATGTTAataagttgtaaaaaaaaaaaaaaaaaaaaaaaaaaaaaaaaaaaaaaaaaaaaaaattaaagaccaATTATAAgtcaatatttttcttatttgtattatattcaaaCGGCTACTTCGGAAAGTCCAAGGGTATACCAGCCCCAggctaataatataaaattggCTATTTCctttattctaaaattttagtaaaagattaaaaataaaaaatgggtggGAAGCTAGAAGCTAAGAAAAAAAGTGCGACGAAAGAAGCACATATTTTCACGCATAATTGGGATTACATCAtgcttaaaataaataaataaatcttaaaacttGATAGTGCTAGGATAGGACCACAGCAGCTCAAGCCCATGACTTTTCTGATCGACTCCACCTTTGACCGTTTGATCATCTTATCAGAAACTGCAGAAGATGCACATGGCAGAGAATATTCCGGCTTGATAATACGAATTAGTGATGTTAACGTTCTTCTTGTTACGTCTCATTTTTGCCCATCACCAGAATTTTGGCTCTGCACTCACGGAAGCAGACGGGGCTGATGCTAGCAACTTCAGGACAAGGTCAATTTGAAGGGGAAGGAGGGTTATGGGTCTACAAACTCTGAAAAAATAATCCAATTAAAATTAAGGTTTAAATCATAACTCTTATTACATAAGGGGATCtggcttccatgcggtagttttttaaactaccgcatggtgttttgttttccacttaaaaaaatttgcaaaacttttaataaatttaaaaattataaaaataataataattaaaaaccaaaaatattaaaaaataaaaaaataaaaaaaattaaggggtggccggccaccccattattggctaagggggtggtccggccacccccaaaagaccaaaaaacaaaacaaacaaaaaaagttaaGGGTTTGGGAGGTGGTcagaccacccccaaaggcattgagccacccccagatcagccgtatggggtggtcgaaaccacccccaaaagacttaaaaaccaaaaaaaataaaaaaataaaagtttgagtTTTGGGGGATGGCCggatcacccccaaaggccttgggggtggctcatccacccccagatcggccgtaggaggtggtccggccaccccccaaaacctaaacccttttttttttttttttttttgggctttttgggggtggctggaccacccccaagggcctgggggtgatttcgaccaccccatacggccgaaccacccccaaggcctttgAGGGTGGTCCGACCACCCCCCCAatccctaactttttttttgttttgttttttggcatTTCGGGGGTGGCCGGAGCACCCCCAAAGCCGACTGGGGTGGACGAGATCGGCCAAGCGGGTGgctccagccacccccttgggcaacgccggccaccccttaattttttttttttttgttttaatattttttgtttttaattattattatttttataatttttaaatttattaaaagttttgcAAAATTTTTTAAGTAGAAAACGGTATCGTTTTCTACTACAgttaaactaccgcatggaagccggatcctaGATAAGGTAGGTGTATTGTCCCTTTTATGATAATAATGGATTTATTGTccttattaagaaaataaatagacttgctcataaaatagtattttcagtattttttttataataaaaaattaaattcttaattatcaaaataaataaataaagccaaATAAGTGCACAACAAGTGGCACTGTGGCAGTGACCGATAAACAAACCAAGTTTTTAGATTTTGCTACTCTATGTATCAAGTtactacttatttcaaaagaGTTCATTTAATTAATGCCGAAGTAAGTCTATGAGAAAAAGGTATATCCAATGCACAATAATTCAATCTAGATTTTATAGACCGATCATATAggagcttatttataggctaagagaTGGAATCAGACTTGGATTAGGTCTTTTACTCCAACTTGACCTAGGAGTGTTAAGAGTTTGATATAAACCGAGAAGCCTATCCCAATCCAACTAGGAGTAGGACAGTTAATCGGATTCTTCAATGAGTCCTAATTGGACCTGGATTGTGACTCACACCCCAATTTGACTTGGAATAAGATTTTAATCTAGATTTTATGAGATGAGACCTAGTTCCGAAATTTTAGGGGTTGAGACCCAGTTGTATCCTTATGTGGATCAATGAGTAAACATACTTGACATCTTTTATGATGATACCGATATCTAAGTTCTCTGGACATGCTTGTCTCGATTCTTAGCTAGAGAAGTTGAATATTGGTTTCAGGATATTTCGAGTGTCTTGGCTAAAGGCCCACAATTCTCCTTGGACCGGTACTAACTTAGAGGCCCATGATTTTTCATATAGGTCAGATAGAATGAGATTATTCCCAACACCTCCCCCAATGCATCACAATttcaaaagaccaaaaaaaaaaaaggatttctgttaaaatttctctcttgtttcaTAATGTTTGTTAATGAGTATATTATGGGATCCAATCCAAATctctaataaataataatacaaattaaattatttaattaaattttcataATCATTATTTTGATACTATATTAATAATCAATTACCTCAGATTAGACCAACaattattagaaaaattaaatccaTAAAAGATTATATAATTAGGTATCTAATTCTTCAATATGTTCTTCGGTCAAAACTTAATTATTTCTTCTTCAATAACATCTTTTactctcaatttttattttcatctaaaACTCATTGTTCCATGATCAATGGACTATCTATGTTGTACCATGCATCAAGATtaattccccttttttttttctttttttttaagtttaaaagtTAAATACAACTAATTAAGCTCCAATTGGGTGTCTATAAACTACTCAAATATATTCTAGCTAGTAACATGAAAGAGAAGAGTTTGTGACGATCGAACCAAGATTCAAAATTTggcgaaatatatatatatacaagaaatTTAGGGCATCAGTTAGGGCCCCAACAGCTCAAGTACATGACTTTTCTTAAAGACTCTTCAGATTGCTTCAGCTTCTGATCATGATCAGACGTGGCAGAAGAAGACTGAGAGGCGAGTTTCTTGGCCTGACAGTAGGATCTGATGTTGTTCTTGGCATGCTGCTGAAGTGACCGTAGAGGATAGTTCCACCGGCAAATCCCTTGGTCTTTCAAGGCCTCCACTGCTCCAATACTTGCCGCCACCATCCAAGCTCTGCACGTTGCAATATTACTCatacttctttaattttcacttTGAATTGGATCGGAATTGGAAAGAGTTTAGTAGATCGATATCAAAGAGTTTCTCGTTTTGATGGTGTTGGATGCGAGGAAGGGTCTTCCTTTATACCACAAGAGTAAAACTAGAGGCAGTTTTGGCAGCAGTTTGGGAGATCAGAAGCATGGTATTCGGTTTCCAAAACCACCGGCTTTAGATCGATCATATACCATGAACCAGGACGCCTAGAGAGAACCCTGAATTGCTAATAAAGTAACCTGCTAAACGACAAGTGGGTGGGACTAAATAGATAAAGAAACCAATGAATGTGGGGTACTTGCTTTTGATCGtga contains these protein-coding regions:
- the LOC133875869 gene encoding vesicle-associated protein 4-1-like; protein product: MAVADHHHKSHSDMKLFRLCTFWQSGNTSSSTSSTQNLTHSNLGSQSNRHMEGPNSRPSSKTVSSVARSLLPPRRRLRLDPANNLYFPNEPGKQVKSAIRLKNTSRSHVAFKFQTTAPKSCYMRPPGGILAPGESIIATVFKFVEHTENNEKQLDQKSKIKFKIMSLKVKGGMEYVPELFDEQKDQVTVERIMRVVFLDVERASPALEKLKRQLAEAEAALEARKKPPADTGPRVVGEGLVIDEWKERREKYLARQQVEAIDSA
- the LOC133875801 gene encoding uncharacterized protein LOC133875801, which gives rise to MSNIATCRAWMVAASIGAVEALKDQGICRWNYPLRSLQQHAKNNIRSYCQAKKLASQSSSATSDHDQKLKQSEESLRKVMYLSCWGPN